One window from the genome of Moorena sp. SIOASIH encodes:
- a CDS encoding calcium-binding protein, whose amino-acid sequence MATLVTETEKLSNLIPESELDLIKSLPQSIQDQLVPSPDLSKSAGTPIQLNLTQIQQLVPNDSGLQSLSSKPIISGPFNFIIGTPNPDFLVGSNNNDFILGRGGNDIIIALGGNDLVFAEEGNDIVIAGSGNDFVSGGSGNDFVFGSSGNDILDGGSGNDSLFGGTGKNHFIGSSGNDVLDGEEGNDTVDYTGLGRAITLLPTGIVNKSGLGQDELIRVETIIGDAGQANTIDASSAGSGASVNVNLQQNSLQINVVNGPVLNRTVQNFVNVKGAGRNDTIIGDNNSNQLTGGAGSDEITGGGGNDTIVGVDPNSKKPGVNEIDILTGGAGADKFVIGDSKNPYYVGGKGFLGLNDYALLKDFQSGTDKIQLKKANYIFGSNFIALNNGLSSSEKSLASVEQIANDIAGGKSLGVESQLTIGDSLDSVQIVPNFSFDIVAIVSGGYNQGDLIFV is encoded by the coding sequence ATGGCTACGTTAGTAACTGAAACTGAGAAGTTATCCAACCTAATTCCGGAATCAGAACTAGATTTAATCAAGTCACTGCCACAATCTATTCAGGATCAGTTAGTTCCTAGCCCCGATTTATCTAAGTCTGCTGGTACACCGATTCAGTTAAATTTGACCCAGATACAACAGTTAGTTCCCAATGATTCAGGCTTACAAAGCTTATCCTCGAAACCTATAATCTCAGGGCCTTTTAACTTTATTATTGGTACTCCCAATCCTGACTTTTTAGTGGGTAGTAACAACAACGATTTCATTTTAGGACGTGGCGGAAATGACATTATTATAGCACTCGGTGGCAATGACCTTGTGTTTGCTGAAGAGGGAAATGACATTGTTATCGCTGGCTCAGGTAACGATTTTGTGTCTGGCGGCTCAGGTAACGATTTTGTGTTTGGCAGTTCTGGTAATGATATCTTGGATGGTGGCTCTGGTAATGACTCCCTATTCGGCGGAACTGGCAAAAACCATTTCATTGGCAGTAGTGGTAATGATGTCCTGGATGGAGAGGAAGGTAACGATACCGTCGATTACACTGGTCTCGGTCGAGCCATTACTCTTTTACCCACGGGAATCGTTAACAAAAGTGGTCTTGGTCAGGATGAGCTGATCCGAGTGGAGACGATTATTGGGGATGCCGGTCAAGCTAATACAATTGATGCGTCTTCTGCTGGTAGTGGTGCCTCTGTGAACGTAAATCTGCAACAGAACAGTTTACAGATTAATGTTGTTAATGGTCCCGTTCTGAATCGCACTGTCCAAAACTTTGTGAATGTCAAGGGTGCTGGTCGCAACGATACCATTATTGGTGATAACAACAGTAATCAACTTACTGGTGGTGCCGGAAGTGACGAGATTACTGGTGGCGGTGGTAATGATACCATCGTAGGTGTCGATCCCAACAGTAAAAAGCCAGGTGTTAATGAAATTGATATCTTAACGGGAGGAGCTGGTGCTGATAAATTTGTGATTGGAGATAGCAAGAATCCTTACTATGTCGGTGGAAAAGGATTTTTGGGTCTGAATGATTACGCTCTACTTAAGGATTTCCAATCCGGTACGGATAAAATCCAACTCAAAAAAGCTAACTATATCTTTGGATCAAACTTTATCGCTCTTAATAACGGCTTATCTTCTTCTGAGAAAAGTCTTGCTTCAGTGGAACAGATTGCTAATGATATTGCTGGAGGTAAGAGTTTAGGTGTTGAATCTCAGCTCACCATAGGGGATAGTTTGGACTCTGTTCAGATCGTGCCTAATTTTAGCTTTGACATTGTTGCTATTGTGTCTGGTGGCTATAACCAAGGGGATCTGATCTTTGTATAA
- a CDS encoding calcium-binding protein, translating to MRYTRFLKGMQSAKGEAVWSLRFCQSLSNQLLMTIRYGLGAAIARLATSKNKSKFTMATLIDTIESLPSGLIPESELESINSLPQSIQDQEVPSPQLPNPSVPAILFSTTQIQGFVSNESDVETSSLENQISQPFQLILGTPNIDLLLGSANNDLILGLEGDDIIIGLGGNDLLFGQEGNDTIIGGSGNDFLFGGSDNDFLSGDSGNDSLFGESGNDSLFGGSGNDSLSGGSGNDSLSGGSGNDSLSGDSGNDSLFGGLGNDSLSGGDGNDRIVGVDPTSNNPGVNEIDILTGGAGADTFVIGDQNNAYYVGQGLFGFNDYAVITDFQSGTDKIQLKSGINYTFSDNFIAINSTSGLDVIAIVSGGYNQGDLIFV from the coding sequence GTGAGATACACCCGATTCTTGAAAGGGATGCAGTCGGCCAAAGGGGAGGCAGTTTGGAGTTTAAGATTTTGTCAAAGTCTGAGTAATCAACTGCTGATGACCATTAGGTATGGTCTAGGTGCTGCGATCGCTAGATTAGCTACATCCAAAAACAAGAGTAAATTCACCATGGCTACGTTAATAGATACAATTGAGAGCTTACCATCCGGCCTAATTCCAGAATCAGAACTAGAGTCAATCAACTCACTGCCACAATCTATCCAGGATCAGGAAGTTCCTAGCCCCCAGTTACCTAATCCTTCTGTTCCAGCGATTTTGTTCAGTACTACCCAGATACAAGGGTTTGTTTCCAATGAGTCAGACGTAGAAACATCATCGTTGGAAAATCAAATCTCACAGCCTTTTCAGTTGATTCTTGGTACTCCCAATATTGACTTGTTACTGGGTAGTGCCAACAACGATTTAATCCTGGGACTTGAGGGAGATGACATCATTATAGGACTCGGTGGCAATGACCTTCTCTTTGGTCAAGAGGGAAATGACACTATTATCGGCGGCTCAGGTAACGATTTTCTGTTTGGGGGCTCAGATAACGATTTTCTGTCTGGGGACTCAGGTAACGACTCTCTGTTTGGCGAATCAGGTAACGACTCTCTGTTTGGCGGCTCTGGTAACGACTCTCTGTCTGGGGGCTCAGGTAACGACTCTCTGTCTGGGGGCTCTGGTAATGACTCTCTGTCTGGGGACTCAGGTAACGACTCTCTGTTTGGGGGCTTAGGTAATGACTCTCTATCTGGTGGCGATGGTAATGATAGGATCGTAGGTGTCGATCCCACCAGTAACAATCCAGGTGTTAATGAAATTGATATCTTAACCGGAGGAGCTGGTGCTGATACATTTGTGATTGGAGATCAGAACAATGCTTACTATGTTGGGCAAGGATTGTTTGGTTTCAATGATTACGCTGTAATTACGGATTTCCAATCTGGTACGGATAAAATTCAACTCAAGTCAGGCATCAACTATACCTTTTCAGACAACTTTATTGCTATCAATTCTACTTCGGGCCTTGACGTTATTGCTATTGTGTCTGGTGGCTATAACCAAGGGGATCTGATCTTTGTATAA
- the cysE gene encoding serine O-acetyltransferase, translated as MDVIFTRDPAARNWLEVLFCYPGLHALMLHRVGNWLYSREFPFLPRFLSHLGRWLTGIEIHPGATIGKGVFIDHGMGVVIGETAIVGDYCLIYQNVTLGGTGKDKGKRHPTLGHNVVVGAGASVLGNIRIGDRSRIGAGSVVLKDVPDNCTIVGVPGRIVSRKSHPDPLAQDKLPDVEAKVIRTLIDRIATLEQQVQDLKQREHKAIH; from the coding sequence ATCGACGTTATTTTCACACGAGACCCAGCTGCCCGAAATTGGCTAGAAGTACTCTTTTGCTATCCTGGCTTGCATGCTTTAATGCTACATCGAGTTGGTAACTGGTTGTATTCTCGTGAGTTTCCCTTCTTGCCTCGGTTTTTGTCCCATCTGGGGCGGTGGTTAACGGGGATTGAAATTCATCCAGGGGCAACCATTGGCAAAGGTGTATTTATCGACCACGGTATGGGAGTAGTTATTGGTGAAACGGCCATCGTGGGTGACTATTGCTTAATTTACCAGAATGTGACTCTGGGGGGAACGGGCAAGGATAAAGGTAAGCGTCACCCTACCTTAGGCCACAATGTGGTGGTGGGTGCTGGAGCCAGTGTTTTAGGCAACATCCGAATTGGCGATCGCTCTCGCATTGGGGCTGGCTCAGTTGTACTGAAAGATGTGCCTGATAACTGCACGATAGTGGGGGTTCCAGGTCGAATTGTTTCACGAAAAAGTCACCCCGATCCTCTGGCACAGGACAAACTGCCCGATGTAGAGGCAAAGGTAATTCGGACATTGATCGACCGCATCGCTACTTTGGAACAACAGGTGCAGGATTTGAAGCAGCGCGAACACAAAGCAATTCATTAG
- a CDS encoding TetR/AcrR family transcriptional regulator, producing MVGRKLEFDREEALEKAMDLFWSKGYNATGLNDLLKHMGIQRQSLYNTFGSKHALFLEAVQHYGQTVVSCIEQRLNEPGSPLENIRNLIRGLASEAICPKYRGCMMANTMMELAPHDPAVAKMVQCLTLQVDKALERTLERAVAAKELPREANPRQLARFLHHVILGFNVRGKIHPCCSYVDDIVEVALSVLE from the coding sequence ATGGTTGGAAGAAAGCTAGAGTTCGACCGGGAAGAAGCCCTAGAAAAAGCTATGGACCTGTTCTGGTCTAAAGGCTACAATGCTACGGGGCTCAATGACCTGCTCAAGCACATGGGCATCCAACGCCAAAGCCTGTACAACACCTTTGGTAGTAAGCATGCTCTGTTTTTGGAGGCAGTACAGCACTATGGACAAACCGTAGTCAGCTGCATTGAGCAACGGTTAAATGAACCGGGCTCTCCCTTAGAAAACATCCGTAATCTAATCAGAGGGTTGGCTTCTGAGGCAATCTGTCCCAAATATCGTGGGTGTATGATGGCCAATACCATGATGGAGTTGGCTCCCCATGACCCAGCAGTGGCTAAGATGGTTCAGTGCCTAACCCTGCAGGTGGACAAAGCCTTGGAGCGGACATTGGAAAGGGCTGTGGCCGCTAAGGAGTTGCCAAGGGAGGCTAATCCACGACAACTAGCTCGCTTTCTACATCATGTTATATTGGGCTTCAATGTCCGAGGTAAAATACATCCATGTTGTTCTTATGTAGATGATATTGTGGAGGTAGCCTTGTCTGTACTGGAATAA
- a CDS encoding calcium-binding protein yields the protein MATVQQAILKNQPSAKDKLDLIPDSIKNKQVTEVKSSNAPAALSSLAASDGQSLGNVALTNSPALSTLGLNASETSAVQGSLLTSATPASLSTGITTTGIATKPSIGPSTSSSLTRPFLPFFFPNFIIGTPRSDLLVGTGSTDIVLGLGGDDVIFGFGGNDILLGNDGTDVMFGGFGDDRMFGGRGNDFVFGDFGNDTIFGDSGNDVLFGDAGKDTVNYAGLGTAITLLPRGIVDKGRFGRDELVDVEKIVATPGKANTIDASSAGSGASVKVNLQNQSLQVNIARGSTLNFTVQNFVNVKGAALNDNIIGDNKNNQLTGGAGSDEITGGGGNDTIVGVDPSSFKPGTNEIDILTGGSGRDKFVLGDSRNVYYQGGGIFGLNDYAFIDDFRSGQDKIQLKRGNYLFGRNFIALRKGFIFNQFDSVAAGTARSSEPNLAQVENAVDSIVKGNNPDLSKVSTGVGAQTSFSTSAIEDTSSSSRFFAPVSFDIIAIVPDGYNSFSDINFV from the coding sequence ATGGCCACAGTTCAACAGGCAATCCTTAAAAACCAACCATCAGCAAAAGACAAACTAGACCTAATCCCCGACTCCATTAAAAATAAACAGGTAACAGAAGTCAAGTCCAGCAATGCTCCAGCTGCGCTGTCTAGTTTAGCTGCCAGCGATGGCCAGTCCCTGGGTAATGTAGCCTTGACTAATTCACCTGCCCTGAGTACTTTAGGCTTGAACGCTTCAGAAACGTCAGCTGTACAAGGGTCATTGTTAACATCAGCTACACCAGCGTCATTGTCAACAGGTATCACAACAACAGGTATCGCAACAAAACCTTCTATCGGGCCCAGTACATCGTCTAGTCTGACTAGGCCGTTTTTGCCATTCTTCTTCCCTAATTTCATTATCGGTACTCCCCGTAGTGACCTTCTGGTCGGTACTGGCTCTACTGATATCGTTCTTGGTCTCGGTGGAGATGATGTAATTTTTGGATTTGGGGGTAACGACATACTCTTGGGTAATGATGGCACTGACGTCATGTTTGGTGGCTTTGGTGACGACAGGATGTTTGGTGGTCGTGGAAACGATTTTGTGTTTGGCGACTTCGGAAATGACACCATATTTGGCGATAGTGGTAATGATGTCTTGTTTGGTGATGCCGGTAAAGATACAGTTAATTACGCTGGCTTGGGTACAGCAATTACCCTCTTACCTAGGGGTATAGTTGACAAAGGCCGTTTTGGTCGGGATGAGCTTGTCGATGTTGAGAAAATTGTTGCAACTCCAGGTAAAGCCAATACAATTGATGCTTCCTCTGCTGGCTCCGGTGCTTCTGTGAAGGTGAATCTGCAAAACCAAAGCTTGCAGGTGAATATTGCTCGCGGTTCTACTTTGAATTTCACTGTCCAGAACTTTGTTAATGTCAAAGGTGCCGCCCTCAATGACAATATTATTGGAGATAATAAAAATAACCAACTTACCGGTGGTGCAGGAAGTGACGAGATCACTGGTGGTGGTGGTAACGACACTATAGTTGGTGTTGATCCGTCTAGTTTTAAACCAGGAACAAACGAGATTGATATCTTGACTGGAGGTTCCGGTCGCGATAAGTTTGTTCTAGGAGATTCGAGAAATGTTTACTATCAAGGTGGTGGAATCTTTGGGTTAAACGACTACGCTTTCATTGATGATTTCCGAAGTGGTCAGGACAAAATCCAACTCAAACGAGGCAACTATCTGTTTGGACGGAACTTTATCGCTCTACGGAAAGGCTTCATCTTTAATCAGTTTGACAGTGTTGCTGCGGGAACAGCTAGAAGCAGTGAACCCAATCTGGCTCAGGTTGAGAATGCTGTTGACAGCATAGTCAAGGGTAATAATCCAGATCTTTCTAAGGTGAGTACTGGTGTTGGTGCTCAAACCAGTTTCTCTACTTCGGCAATAGAGGATACCAGCAGCTCTTCTCGATTCTTTGCTCCTGTTTCGTTTGATATCATCGCTATCGTGCCTGATGGGTATAACTCCTTTAGTGATATCAACTTTGTTTAA